A DNA window from Cutaneotrichosporon cavernicola HIS019 DNA, chromosome: 2 contains the following coding sequences:
- a CDS encoding uncharacterized protein (SAM-dependent methyltransferase) encodes MPPLRTDPALHTCEYCQRRFKKQGFLNRHLLQRKATGGVLKLTIDMAKGDVARLPPQASTPKPKGRRGRKKKGQPQAQSATEVKPNTRVFLYPFATGEVGRKGGPVPTVVNLCTPSPPPNAKMPGPRWRTDNQQAIPGPSHRAPPEENTWFNQRPPPLNPTPPLTNEDFLRRRRRYHLTTDSPSLAPSLGSVSNSREGSVASGHSRSSTSSRRSRQKRKRLYAVNPSATHTRFESSDEVCHDKQTAVDKPPPLPTPHELPSPACRDDSQNGDAFDLDAISLPSRLGSPSPSPSVSPHHTASPSQSPPPPIDEPPSQTPSYSQRYPARCSTYNSGGSVKPDPATTFSDDRDVRMEDAGKDEELSAVESQPPVRKRHRHVKSSSGPPSEAVSNSQLSPMLVCSTRPSMKGRSSPSRGSIYASISSEEQQSEVDDNRHRKARRGKGKSNSSPLPTDSNLERDSATPESARWSHYSEPPSRRQSLHSPHAILSSPTHNTEPTTPNDDDGSAVETYSVQTTTSAARRHSIDFNAAAVSESLQGFLEHAQKIHQPVFHRSRLVPDKAGPVRPTNPPPRGTAPPRIVSSAPNASLTVTDRPQTNHNPSLLTAATERVREERPQHSPEAPTSRALSPSIPPAPTPGAPPLRAAITSLASAAPNPFLRSPTATDDHLIQLFNLTFGTTLHSILSLSSPSSSTSSSSPHPTMTSPTKLASCSLHDPRLTSTLVPQLAHRLNLADAWGILPGWQVLDVGCGSGDSTLAFAQAVGSEGHVTGIDPGSLDEGSPTLSQAQGYILRSRLGPRISFKQADTPSFLASGGSFDAATLCHSLWYFDSRATVRRLFQALANGNVKRVLLAEYTGEARTEAQEPHALAAQVQVQFYHAQARGEGEGPILPGVREALRPAEIVREAQEAGWRVANEGVLQSPEGMVDGKLAVQGVLDPAFTARLLSFGVRGTTADMLGMVQEIRGMKDDLMREGEDVDTMDVAWVVLEKA; translated from the exons ATGCCTCCCCTCAGGACCGACCCAGCACTCCACACTTGCGAATACTGTCAGCGGCGCTTCAAGAAGCAGGGGTTCCTCAACCGTCACCTGCTCCAGCGTAAGGCAACAGGCGGTGTACTCAAGTTGACAATAGACATGGCGAAAGGCGACGTAGCTCGGCTTCCCCCTCAGGCCAGCACACCAAAGCCcaaggggaggaggggccggaagaagaaggggcAGCCGCAGGCGCAGTCGGCAACGGAGGTGAAACC caacaCCCGAGTCTTCCTCTATCCTTTCGCCACTGGTGAGGTGGGGCGGAAGGGTGGCCCAGTCCCCACCGTCGTCAACCTCTGCACGCCATCCCCGCCCCCGAATGCTAAGATGCCTGGGCCGCGATGGCGGACGGACAACCAGCAGGCGATACCAGGGCCCTCACACCGCGCACCACCAGAGGAAAACACTTGGTTCAACCAGCGGCCACCGCCTCTGAaccccactcctcctcttaCGAACGAAGATTTccttcgccgccgccgccgataCCACCTTACCACCGACTCCCCCAGCTTGGCTCCGAGCTTGGGTAGTGTCAGCAACAGCAGGGAGGGCAGTGTCGCGTCAGGGCATTCGAGGTCTTCAACTTCTAGTCGCCGGTCGCGACAGAAGCGGAAGCGCCTGTACGCGGTCAACCCCAGTGCGACTCACACTCGCTTCGAATCTAGTGACGAGGTGTGTCATGATAAACAGACTGCTGTTGACAAGCCTCCGCCTCTCCCCACTCCTCACGAACTTCCCAGCCCTGCCTGTAGAGACGATTCTCAAAACGGTGACGCGTTCGATCTCGATGCGATCTCCCTACCATCCAGGCTCGGCAGCCCTTCGCCGTCCCCCAGCGTCTCACCTCACCACACCGCCTCACCTTCGCAGAGCCCCCCGCCTCCAATCGACGAGCCTCCTTCTCAAACTCCTTCATACTCGCAGCGCTACCCGGCCCGCTGCTCGACATACAACTCTGGTGGTTCAGTGAAACCTGACCCCGCAACGACATTCAGCGATGACAGAGACGTACGGATGGAGGACGCGGGGAAAGACGAAGAGCTAAGCGCTGTCGAGAGCCAACCCCCCGTCCGGAAGCGTCATCGCCATGTCAAGAGTTCTTCAGGTCCCCCATCCGAGGCTGTGTCCAACTCGCAGTTGTCCCCCATGTTGGTCTGCTCAACACGGCCGTCGATGAAAGGCCGATCAAGCCCATCCCGTGGGAGCATCTATGCGTCCATCTCCAGCGAGGAGCAACAGAgtgaggtcgacgacaatCGCCACCGTAAGGCGCGCCGTGGTAAGGGAAAGAGCAACTCCAGTCCCCTACCGACGGACTCCAACTTGGAGCGGGACTCTGCAACGCCCGAGTCGGCTAGATGGAGCCATTACAGCGAGCCACCATCGCGTCGTCAGAGCCTCCACTCGCCTCACGCAATCCTCAGCTCCCCGACACATAACACGGAGCCAACCACCCcgaacgacgacgatggcaGCGCAGTCGAGACCTACTCGGTGCAAACAACGACGAGTGCCGCTCGCCGTCACTCGATCGATTTCAACGCTGCAGCCGTCTCCGAGTCACTGCAAGGATTCCTCGAGCACGCTCAGAAGATCCACCAGCCTGTGTTTCATCGCTCACGCCTGGTCCCGGACAAGGCAGGACCGGTCCGGCCAACCAATCCCCCACCGCGAGGGACGGCCCCACCGAGGATtgtgagctcggcgcctAACGCGTCTTTGACGGTTACGGACAGGCCCCAGACCAACCAcaacccctccctcttAACGGCTGCAACGGAACGCGTCAGAGAGGAGCGGCCGCAACACTCACCGGAAGCACCAACTTCTCGTGCCCTCTCGCCCAGCATTCCCCCCGCTCCGACGCCTGGCGCTCCACCGTTGCGAGCGGCCATCACCTCACTAGCCAGCGCGGCTCccaaccccttcctccgctCCC cgacggcgactGACGACCACCTCATTCAATTGTTCAATCTAACATTTGGCACAACACTACACTCCATCCTTTCTCtttcctccccctcctcttccacttcctcttcctcccctcaTCCAACG ATGACCTCACCCACAAAGCTAGCCTCGTGCTCGCTCCACGACCCGCGCCTAACCTCGACCCTCGTCCCCCAACTCGCGCACCGCCTAaacctcgccgacgcaTGGGGTATCCTCCCCGGCTGGCAAGTGCTCGATGTCGGCTGTGGGTCCGGCGACTCGACTCTGGCCTTTGCGCAAGCCGTGGGATCCGAGGGCCACGTAACGGGTATCGATCCAGGCAGTCTGGACGAGGGCAGCCCAACACTCTCCCAGGCGCAGGGATACATTCTCCGGTCGCGCCTCGGACCGCGGATTAGTTTCAAGCAGGCCGacacaccttccttcctcgctTCTGGGGGGTCGTTTGACGCAGCAACCCTCTGCCATTCCCTGTGGTACTTTGACTCGCGTGCCACGGTTCGACGTCTCTTCCAAGCCCTCGCCAACGGGAACGTCaagcgcgtcctcctcgcagAGTATACTGGGGAAGCGCGGACCGAAGCGCAGGAGCCACATGCGCTGGCCGCTCAAGTCCAAGTCCAATTTTATCACGCCCAAGCCCGCggagagggggaagggCCCATCTTACCCGGCGTGCGAGAGGCGCTTCGTCCCGCCGAAATCGTACGCGAAGCCCAAGAGGCCGGATGGCGGGTAGCGAATGAAGGCGTCCTCCAGTCCCCAGAGGGAATGGTAGACGGTAAACTCGCCGTCCAGGGTGTCCTCGACCCAGCGTTTACCGCCCGGCTTCTGAGTTTCGGCGTGCGCGGAACGACGGCCGATATGCTGGGAATGGTCCAGGAGATTCGGGGAATGAAGGACGACCTGATgcgggagggcgaggacgtggaTACCATGGACGTGGCTTGGGTCGTGCTCGAGAAGGCTTAG
- the PRP31 gene encoding uncharacterized protein (Prp31 C terminal domain), with protein MSLADTLLADFDGLSDDEVAAPAPTLPQKRGLADDLGDDLDADGDLKMEDGSSAVGFVPDGGVRPAEELDADEVEATDLAAVADVSTVAKLMTGNKLKEVLEDIKRYTSTPTDMSSSTGGPLEENPEYHLVVTANNLSVEVDNEMLLVHKFIRDHYGPRFPELESLITDPWTYIAAVEGIANCDDLTKAILPDTVPAATKLSITLTAASSRGRKLEPAEWATVQYAIVVAGELRAARETIFNYVESRMSAVAPNISAIVGTGIAAKLLGLAGGLNAFSRAPACNIMLYGAVKKSLASSHLATSTQLRHTGFIYQSSLVQGAQPEDRRRAQRAVSNKVSLAARIDAGKSSRDGGFGRKMQLDLAKRIEKMAEPPPSKLTKALPIPQETARKKRGGKRARKLKEEYATTELRKLRNRVEFGKAEEETLVDDEFVGQGMIGSQGKVRGLVADSKSRAKMSRANRLRTQLLGRAAASADSGSGTSTSLSFTPVQGIEIVTPSLSAAQRVQAANDRWFASGTFTHVPQKKSTIPGQMAPPPPPSK; from the exons ATGTCGCTCGCAGATACCCTGCTCGCTGACTTTGACGGGCtgtccgacgacgaggtagCCGCTCCAGCGCCAACCTTGCCACAGAAGCGCGGCCTAGCAGACGATCTCGGGGATGACTTGGACGCAGATGGCGACCTCAAGATGGAGGACGGGAGTAGCGCGGTCGGTTTCGTTCCGGATGGTGGTGTGCGGCCTGCTGAGGAgctcgatgccgacgaAGTGGAAGCTaccgacctcgccgccgtggcGGATGTGAGCAccgtcgccaagctcatgACCGGgaacaagctcaaggaggtgctcgag GACATTAAGCGGTACACTTCCACACCAACGGATATGTCAAGCAGCACGGGAGGGCCACTCGAAGAGAACCCCGAGTATCACCTGGTCGTGACGGCGAACAACCtcagcgtcgaggtcgacaacGAGATGCTCCTCGTGCACAAGTTCATTCGCGATCACTATGGACCGCGCTtccccgagctcgagtcgctcatCACCGATCCGTGGACGTACATCGCCGCAGTGGAGGGTATCGCCAACTGCGACGACCTCACCAAGGCCATCCTGCCTGACACGGTtcccgccgccaccaagCTCTCCATTACGCTGACGGCCGCGTCGAGCCGGGGAcgcaagctcgagccgGCCGAGTGGGCGACCGTGCAGTATGCCATCGTGGTGGCGGGAGAATtgcgcgcagctcgcgaGACTATCTTCAATTACGTTGAGAGCCGGATGAGCGCGGTCGCGCCCAATATCTCCGCGATCGTGGGGACAGGCAttgccgccaagctcctgGGTCTTGCGGGCGGACTGAACGCCTTCTCACGCGCTCCGGCGTGTAATATCATGCTCTACGGTGCGGTCAAgaagagcttggcgtcctcACACCTCGCAACGAGCACGCAGCTCCGTCACACTGGCTTCATCTACCAGTCCTCGCTCGTGCAAGGCGCCCAACCCGAGGACAGGCGGCGCGCCCAGCGCGCCGTGAGTAACAAGGTGtcgttggcggcgcggaTTGATGCTGGCAAGAGctcgcgcgacggcggTTTCGGGCGCAAGATGcaactcgacctcgccaagcgtATCGAGAAGATGGCTGAGCCTCCCCCCTCCAAGCTCACCAAGGCGCTTCCGATCCCGCAGGAGACGGCGCGGAAAAAGCGCGGCGGAAAGCGCGCACGgaagctcaaggaggagtATGCAACCaccgagctgcgcaagctccGCAACCGCGTCGAGTTtggcaaggccgaggaggagacactggtggacgacgagttcgtCGGGCAGGGTATGATTGGTTCGCAGGGCAAGGTGCGCGGACTTGTTGCCGACAGCAAGAGTCGCGCCAAGATGAGTCGTGCCAACCGCCTGCGTACGCAGCTGCTTGGGCGCGCGGCTGCCAGTGCGGATTCTGGGTCGGGCACATCTACGTCGCTCAGCTTTACGCCTGTGCAGGGTATTGAGATCGTCACGCCCTCGCTCAGTGCGGCGCAACGTGTGCAGGCCGCCAACGACCGATGGTTTGCCAGCGGCACGTTCACCCACGTGCCCCAGAAGAAGAGCACGATTCCAGGCCAGATggcaccgccaccgcctccaTCCAAGTAG
- a CDS encoding uncharacterized protein (RNA binding protein), whose amino-acid sequence MSAAPASPTPAAAPAAAATPASAAAAATPAAAVDSTIEEGHRVYIGNLAFSATEEQIREHLAKAGGEIISVILPTRYKSRPAGYAFVTFKNEADATKAVETLNETEIGGRQVHLQLARSKEENADRRTELLEKRKEEKAAKAAKAKEAKEKKEAADAADAAAVSSEKSADKADKPKKKKKTASKSRRRRPEDGDETAVDDEAEAEAAPKTAKPKKVKEPKVKAENGEPAKKQPKERMPRLALTGENTVFVANLPFTIDDEGLSAIFTNLSIKVKSAHVIKGIRKLPGHRAFRGSKGFGFVVLEDETQQVPAVEKINGLEVQDRKITAKVAQEMKPIEELEAKAGAKADAKVDSKPDVKADAEDVKDVKVEATA is encoded by the exons ATGTCTGCCGCTCCTGCTTCTCCCACTCCTGCCGCTgcccccgccgccgccgccacccctgcctctgcggcggcggccgctACGCCGGCTGCTGCGGTTGACTCGAccatcgaggagggccaCCGC GTCTACATCGGCAACCTTGCCTTCTCG GCCACTGAGGAGCAGATCCGCGAGCACCTTGCCAAGGCTGGCGGCGAGAT CATTTCGGTCATTCTTCCCACCCGCTACAAGAGCCGTCCCGCCGGCTACGCCTTCGTCACGTTCAAgaacgaggccgacgccacCAAGGCTGTCGAGACCCTCAACGAGACGG AGATTGGCGGTCGCCAGGTTCACCTCCAGCTTGCGCGctccaaggaggagaacgcGGACCGTCGCACCGAActcctcgagaagcgcaaggaggagaaggctgcgaaggcggccaaggccaaggaggccaaggagaagaaggaggcggccgaTGCGGCTGACGCTGCCGCTGTCAGCAGCGAGAAGTctgccgacaaggccgacaagcccaagaagaagaagaagactGCCTCGAAG tctcgccgccgtcgccctgAGGACGGTGACGAGACCGctgttgacgacgaggccgaggccgaggccgcaCCGAAGAccgccaagcccaagaaggtcaaggagcccaaggtcaaggccgagaacgGGGAGCCCGCGAAGAAGCAGCCCAAGGAGCGCATGCCTCGTCTTGCTCTCACCGGCGAG AACACCGTCTTTGTGGCCAACCTTCCGTTCaccatcgacgacgagggcctGAGCGCCATCTTCACCAACCTCTCGATCAAGGTCAAGTCGGCGCATGTCATCAAGGGCATCCGCAAACTCCCCGGTCACCGCGCGTTCCGCGGCTCCAAGGGCTTTGGTTtcgtcgtgctcgaggacgagaccCAGCAGGTCCCCGCCGTCGAGAAGATCAACGGCCTGGAGGTCCAGGACCGCAAGATTACTGCCAAGGTCGCGCAGGAGATGAAGCCcatcgaggagctggaggccaaggccggcgcGAAGGCggacgccaaggtcgactCCAAGCCTGACGTCAaggccgatgccgaggacgtcaaggacgtcaagGT tgaGGCGACTGCATAA